One part of the Maridesulfovibrio sp. genome encodes these proteins:
- a CDS encoding tRNA-binding protein, translated as MDTIEWNDFEKVEIRVGKITEARVFEEARVPAYVLHVDFGPEIGMRKSSAQITKLYSVEELPGKLVIGVVNFPRKQIGPLMSECLITGFHDENGDVALCVPDKEVPLGAKLC; from the coding sequence GTGGATACAATTGAATGGAATGATTTTGAAAAAGTTGAGATCAGGGTCGGAAAGATAACCGAAGCGCGAGTATTTGAAGAGGCACGAGTGCCTGCCTACGTTCTTCATGTTGATTTCGGGCCTGAAATCGGCATGCGCAAATCAAGCGCGCAGATTACAAAGCTGTATTCTGTGGAGGAGCTTCCCGGAAAGCTGGTAATCGGAGTCGTCAATTTTCCCCGGAAACAGATTGGACCGCTGATGTCCGAATGTCTCATAACCGGATTTCATGATGAAAACGGAGATGTGGCTCTTTGCGTACCTGATAAGGAAGTGCCGCTCGGTGCGAAACTTTGTTAA
- a CDS encoding AraC family transcriptional regulator: MVIDKDVIYSSPVEGLEVLSCSSGREFKSHLHDGYVLWLNSESGEKYRLHGCSDILQPGSISIIEPETVHSNSPCCYEQRHLRSFYFSGDFVRSLNLKLLGKENIPSPFRNNLLKNKSLWSALSVLHDQLLNHNEILQTEESILSVFSGMYNIDGKYLPPGSEDKRVAMVIDYLHAHIDSNLSLAELAGLVGCTEFHLIRIFRSHKGLPPHSFLVQLRLEKARALLAAKADIADAAIQCGFSDQSHLTRLFKSRYGLTPRQYQKAF, from the coding sequence ATGGTTATTGATAAAGACGTAATTTACTCTTCGCCCGTTGAGGGGCTGGAAGTCCTTTCCTGTAGCAGTGGCCGCGAATTTAAAAGCCACCTGCATGACGGTTATGTGCTTTGGCTTAATTCCGAATCCGGGGAAAAGTACCGGCTGCATGGATGTTCGGATATTTTGCAGCCAGGTTCCATCAGCATAATCGAGCCGGAAACCGTTCACTCCAACAGTCCTTGCTGTTACGAGCAGCGCCACCTGCGGAGTTTTTATTTTTCCGGGGACTTCGTACGCAGCCTGAACCTGAAATTGCTCGGCAAAGAAAATATCCCCTCACCGTTCCGTAATAATCTGCTGAAAAACAAGTCGCTCTGGTCAGCTCTTTCAGTCCTGCATGACCAGCTGCTGAATCATAACGAAATATTGCAAACCGAAGAATCCATCCTGTCCGTGTTTTCCGGCATGTACAATATTGATGGCAAATATCTTCCCCCCGGCAGCGAAGACAAACGGGTAGCCATGGTTATAGATTATCTGCATGCCCATATCGACAGCAACCTGTCACTTGCAGAACTTGCCGGTTTAGTCGGATGTACTGAATTTCATCTGATCCGCATTTTCCGGAGCCATAAAGGCCTGCCGCCGCACTCCTTCCTTGTTCAGCTGCGGCTCGAAAAAGCTCGCGCGCTGCTGGCCGCTAAAGCCGATATCGCTGATGCCGCCATTCAGTGCGGTTTTTCCGACCAGAGCCATCTAACCCGCTTATTCAAAAGCAGGTACGGACTTACTCCCCGGCAGTATCAAAAAGCTTTTTGA
- a CDS encoding LysE family translocator, with protein sequence MLETVLTLLTICFLARMSPGPDMMLLIHHAGCASTAEGRGFLRGAPGAYGCVIGVCIGLTFHVSLSVLGLAFVLKSNPFFYNMLRYAGAVYLLYIGYRCFMDRGRLEIGSTSGDCVAVTFTQGLKDGLFCNLLNPKVTLFILSVFMQLVGPDAGLGEKAVYGSVIVLEALFGWGLFVLLLNTSIVQRVYGNYVTIINRVTGVILFLLGCLIFFSG encoded by the coding sequence ATGCTTGAAACAGTTTTAACCTTGCTCACTATATGCTTTCTGGCCCGCATGAGTCCCGGCCCGGATATGATGCTGCTAATCCACCATGCCGGATGCGCGTCTACAGCTGAAGGGCGCGGCTTCCTGCGCGGCGCACCCGGAGCTTATGGATGCGTAATAGGGGTCTGCATCGGCCTTACATTTCATGTCAGCCTTTCCGTACTGGGGCTTGCTTTCGTATTGAAGAGTAATCCTTTTTTCTACAACATGCTGCGCTATGCCGGGGCCGTTTACCTGCTCTATATCGGTTATCGCTGTTTCATGGACCGTGGCAGGCTGGAGATCGGTTCTACCTCCGGGGATTGTGTAGCGGTGACATTTACGCAGGGACTCAAAGACGGTCTGTTCTGTAACCTGCTTAATCCCAAAGTAACCCTGTTCATTCTCAGTGTGTTCATGCAGTTGGTCGGCCCGGATGCCGGTTTGGGCGAGAAGGCTGTTTACGGCTCGGTAATAGTGCTGGAAGCCCTGTTCGGATGGGGGCTATTCGTGCTTTTGCTGAATACTTCCATAGTTCAGCGCGTTTATGGAAATTATGTGACCATAATTAATAGAGTTACCGGGGTGATCTTGTTCCTGTTGGGCTGTTTGATTTTTTTCAGCGGCTAG
- a CDS encoding bacteriohemerythrin has translation MNISSRLKFSAFVLGVIPLLIGLILLAFCPDFKFDSSSTIVLSCGVAASLLITGFIVYSISRNVITPILNIKNYVVDIQKGKQNSECSGFYMHELEELKVAVCDMVASMNEANKRAEEMNIQAQEKAAQIESTLRTSREKELETQQLLQSMRKVADKAGNASERIFSDISSLSDSIEKVGGGVEIQRDRMTETATAMEEMNSTVAEVAQNASLAAGNADKSRENAAIGARGVKDSVDAIKKVEAEVLSLKETMSQLGRRAENIDRVINVINDIADQTNLLALNAAIEAARAGEAGRGFAVVADEVRKLAEKTMEATKEVSEAITDIQQHAQTNVASVDRAAEDIVAGTETAVESGKYMQEIVTIIESTSAQVESIATASEEQSATSEEINRAVSEVTRVAQETADEMEDARKILIEVSSLVQELDSLINGMSSGSLDSASGDELVTWNDKDFSVNVRAIDVQHKKLVGMINGLHKAMRDRASDTVMKRLVEELKNYTVDHFSTEEKLFERFGYPQTPAHKELHVQFVDQVREFESALISGKAKVTMDVMHFLKDWLVEHIQGEDRKYTAFLNSHGVK, from the coding sequence ATGAATATTTCTAGTCGCTTAAAGTTTTCAGCATTTGTTCTGGGAGTTATCCCTTTGTTAATCGGATTGATCCTTTTGGCTTTCTGTCCGGATTTTAAATTTGATTCTTCTTCAACGATTGTCTTGTCTTGCGGAGTCGCTGCAAGTTTATTGATAACCGGCTTCATCGTATACAGCATCAGCCGCAATGTCATTACGCCCATACTGAATATTAAAAACTATGTCGTGGATATTCAGAAAGGCAAACAGAATTCCGAATGCTCCGGATTCTACATGCATGAGCTTGAAGAGCTGAAGGTTGCAGTATGCGACATGGTAGCCAGCATGAATGAGGCCAACAAAAGGGCCGAAGAAATGAATATTCAGGCTCAGGAAAAAGCTGCTCAGATTGAGTCTACCTTGCGCACCAGCCGGGAGAAGGAACTTGAGACGCAGCAGCTCTTGCAGTCCATGCGCAAGGTGGCTGACAAGGCCGGGAATGCTTCGGAGAGAATCTTTTCAGATATCAGTTCCCTTAGTGATAGCATAGAGAAGGTCGGTGGGGGAGTGGAAATTCAGCGTGACCGCATGACCGAAACTGCTACAGCTATGGAGGAAATGAACTCTACTGTAGCTGAAGTTGCCCAGAATGCTTCCCTTGCAGCGGGCAATGCAGATAAGTCTCGTGAAAATGCCGCGATAGGTGCCCGCGGGGTAAAAGATTCGGTTGATGCGATTAAAAAGGTTGAAGCTGAGGTCCTTTCACTTAAAGAAACCATGAGCCAGCTTGGTAGACGGGCCGAAAATATCGACCGGGTTATCAACGTCATCAATGATATTGCTGACCAGACGAACCTGCTTGCATTGAACGCAGCGATTGAAGCTGCCAGAGCCGGGGAAGCCGGACGCGGGTTTGCTGTGGTCGCGGATGAAGTGCGTAAACTGGCTGAGAAAACCATGGAAGCTACTAAGGAAGTAAGTGAAGCGATTACTGATATTCAGCAGCATGCACAGACCAACGTTGCCTCTGTAGACCGTGCGGCTGAAGACATTGTGGCCGGAACTGAAACCGCAGTTGAGTCCGGAAAATATATGCAGGAAATTGTAACCATTATTGAATCCACTTCCGCGCAGGTTGAGTCCATTGCTACCGCATCAGAAGAGCAGTCCGCCACCAGTGAAGAAATCAACAGGGCTGTTTCCGAGGTAACACGAGTTGCTCAGGAAACTGCTGATGAAATGGAGGATGCCCGCAAGATTCTTATTGAAGTTTCCAGTCTGGTGCAGGAACTTGATTCCCTCATCAACGGAATGTCCTCAGGCAGTCTCGACTCCGCATCCGGTGATGAACTGGTGACTTGGAACGACAAGGATTTCTCAGTTAATGTCCGGGCCATAGACGTGCAGCATAAAAAGCTGGTCGGCATGATCAACGGTCTGCATAAAGCCATGCGCGACCGCGCATCAGATACTGTCATGAAGCGTCTCGTGGAAGAACTGAAGAACTACACTGTCGACCACTTCAGCACTGAAGAAAAGCTTTTTGAACGTTTCGGATATCCACAGACTCCCGCGCATAAAGAGCTGCATGTCCAGTTTGTTGATCAGGTTCGAGAATTTGAGTCAGCGCTAATCAGCGGCAAGGCCAAAGTCACCATGGATGTTATGCATTTTCTCAAGGATTGGCTTGTGGAGCATATTCAGGGCGAAGATCGTAAGTATACTGCATTCCTTAACAGCCACGGGGTTAAATAA
- a CDS encoding bifunctional diguanylate cyclase/phosphodiesterase, with amino-acid sequence MHFIEKPETAFFFASVFSGLLVLIGGAFLYIKQFNKLRADEPFLFKTTRKSFTVLIALIVTFIGGYSAIIAEKALHYQIDFNSIIGPVLFLGSLFVLATAYLTVSMFRRQLKSRKILRRQAYHDYMTRLPNRRMFTEELERTIAESKKTDELFTVIFLDLLNFKKVNDSFGHYFGDKILIKVSKRLLMSCGKNALVSRIGGDDFTILFKGLNPHQSIKKLETVRHELLQPFKIDDIRFSLDASYGVYTSIRKENIGPNEIINRANIAMRRSKKRGKNVLTIYTKAMNTPTYDILQFESNFKTAIKQDQFNLVYQPQFNIQNGITLSGFEALVRWHHPERGMISPAEFIPQAEETGLIVDLDRLVLKKACSMWSSCLADRGPCKGIHLSVNFSAKHITEPAMLKETEEIITKFGIPAETLHIELTESAFIGNPELAAIKLRALNEFGVHCAIDDFGTGYSSLAYLSNFPSQSLKIDMSFVQGIETDTNKRKLIESIIKLTHGLNMSAIAEGVETEEQLQILIELGCDVVQGFYLGKPLSEQEAKDLMITSEKAPV; translated from the coding sequence ATGCACTTTATAGAAAAACCAGAAACCGCTTTTTTCTTCGCCAGCGTATTCTCCGGGTTGCTAGTCCTTATTGGAGGCGCGTTCCTCTATATAAAACAGTTCAATAAGCTTCGTGCGGATGAACCTTTTCTATTTAAGACAACACGCAAAAGCTTCACCGTATTAATCGCGCTTATCGTCACGTTTATCGGTGGTTATTCAGCAATTATTGCAGAAAAAGCCCTGCACTACCAGATCGATTTCAATTCCATCATCGGGCCGGTTCTATTTCTCGGTTCGCTCTTCGTCCTTGCTACAGCGTATTTGACCGTATCAATGTTCAGACGGCAGTTAAAATCAAGAAAAATATTACGCAGACAAGCTTACCATGACTACATGACAAGGCTTCCGAACCGTAGAATGTTTACCGAAGAACTGGAAAGGACTATCGCTGAAAGCAAAAAAACAGATGAGCTTTTCACCGTTATATTTCTTGATCTGTTAAACTTTAAAAAAGTTAATGATAGCTTCGGCCATTACTTTGGCGATAAAATACTGATCAAGGTATCCAAAAGACTGCTTATGTCCTGCGGGAAAAATGCGCTTGTCAGCAGAATAGGCGGTGATGACTTTACCATTCTTTTCAAAGGGCTTAATCCGCACCAAAGCATCAAAAAACTAGAGACCGTACGGCATGAGCTGCTGCAGCCGTTCAAGATTGACGATATCAGATTCAGCCTTGATGCCAGCTACGGGGTATACACATCAATCCGCAAAGAAAATATCGGACCGAACGAGATAATAAACAGGGCCAACATAGCCATGCGCCGTTCAAAAAAACGCGGAAAAAACGTGCTCACAATCTACACGAAGGCTATGAACACCCCTACGTATGATATTCTCCAGTTTGAAAGCAATTTCAAAACAGCCATCAAGCAGGACCAGTTTAATCTGGTTTATCAACCCCAGTTCAATATACAGAACGGCATAACACTTAGTGGATTTGAGGCCCTCGTCCGATGGCATCATCCGGAACGGGGAATGATCAGTCCTGCCGAATTTATACCTCAAGCTGAAGAAACCGGGCTTATTGTTGATCTTGACCGTTTAGTGCTTAAAAAAGCATGCAGCATGTGGAGCAGCTGTCTTGCTGATCGCGGTCCATGCAAAGGAATACATCTTTCAGTCAATTTCAGCGCCAAGCATATTACCGAACCAGCCATGCTAAAAGAAACAGAAGAAATAATTACTAAATTCGGGATTCCAGCTGAAACTCTGCACATCGAACTGACCGAATCAGCATTTATCGGAAATCCGGAACTGGCTGCGATAAAATTGCGGGCATTGAATGAGTTCGGCGTGCACTGTGCAATTGACGATTTCGGGACCGGATATTCATCATTGGCCTATCTAAGCAACTTTCCAAGCCAAAGCCTGAAAATTGACATGAGCTTTGTACAGGGAATCGAAACAGATACAAACAAAAGAAAACTGATCGAATCGATAATCAAACTAACTCACGGTTTAAACATGTCCGCAATTGCGGAAGGAGTTGAAACCGAGGAACAACTACAGATCCTTATTGAACTTGGGTGTGATGTTGTCCAGGGATTTTATCTTGGCAAACCTCTTTCAGAACAGGAAGCGAAGGACCTGATGATCACATCAGAAAAAGCACCCGTCTGA
- a CDS encoding FAD:protein FMN transferase, whose amino-acid sequence MDNAVNRSFAKTLGAIGFGAATLAHPLGAAMLLADTLRIGDRKRKYRANRFIMGTKVTIVALHSSRDAADAAIALAFNEIERLAAIFDRHNSDTPISHLNETGKLTDVPPELFEVMEKAQSFYHRSNGTFDATVLPVLDMLKSNTDSKGSLMLSHSDLDDALALVGSELVEVSASKISFGKSSMSVTLDGIGRGFIVDRASDILAAQGVENHLISAGGDIRARGESAPGQPWVVVIKTHSGKGAYPAVIQLKDSAVSTSGKMEFYFDVERSHYHVPIPSTSAAPYQESSVSVVASTVMEADALSTAAFAMDAKDALQFINLQKNSGCLISSPSGLNVCSHDWEYMIGN is encoded by the coding sequence ATGGATAACGCGGTTAACCGTTCTTTTGCAAAAACATTAGGCGCAATAGGTTTCGGTGCAGCAACATTGGCCCATCCCTTAGGTGCGGCAATGTTGCTGGCTGACACCCTGCGTATCGGTGACAGGAAACGTAAGTATCGTGCTAATCGTTTCATTATGGGAACAAAGGTTACGATCGTTGCACTGCATAGTTCCAGAGATGCTGCTGATGCAGCCATAGCTCTGGCTTTTAATGAAATAGAACGGCTCGCTGCAATCTTTGACCGCCACAATTCTGATACTCCGATTTCACATCTAAATGAGACCGGAAAGCTGACGGATGTTCCGCCGGAGCTGTTTGAAGTAATGGAAAAAGCGCAGTCTTTTTATCACCGCTCCAACGGAACGTTTGATGCCACTGTGCTGCCTGTTTTGGATATGCTTAAGAGCAATACGGATTCAAAAGGGAGCCTCATGCTCAGCCATAGCGATCTTGATGATGCGCTCGCTCTGGTTGGTTCTGAATTGGTGGAAGTTTCTGCAAGCAAAATAAGTTTCGGAAAAAGCTCTATGTCAGTTACCTTAGACGGTATTGGCAGAGGCTTCATCGTTGACCGTGCTTCCGATATTCTGGCCGCCCAGGGTGTGGAGAACCACCTGATAAGTGCAGGTGGCGATATCCGTGCCCGTGGTGAAAGTGCACCCGGACAGCCTTGGGTTGTGGTTATCAAGACTCATTCCGGCAAGGGTGCGTATCCTGCTGTAATACAGCTTAAAGATTCTGCTGTGTCCACTTCCGGTAAAATGGAATTCTACTTCGATGTTGAACGTTCACACTACCATGTGCCAATCCCCTCAACATCAGCGGCTCCATATCAGGAATCCAGCGTTTCTGTTGTAGCATCAACAGTGATGGAAGCTGATGCTCTATCCACTGCTGCATTTGCCATGGATGCTAAGGATGCGCTTCAGTTCATTAACTTGCAGAAAAATAGTGGATGTCTGATTTCCAGTCCATCAGGTTTGAATGTGTGTTCCCATGATTGGGAATATATGATAGGCAATTAA